A region of Dictyostelium discoideum AX4 chromosome 1 chromosome, whole genome shotgun sequence DNA encodes the following proteins:
- the rad1 gene encoding checkpoint clamp complex protein — MGSSSQSQPPPQQQQQQQPQPQQQQQQQQQQPPQQQQQQQQQQQQPQQQPQTQPPQQQQQQQQQQQPQQQQQQPQQPPQASNSRFSPSTNDGNVGPTPSNTATLDGIAFSAKSENAFEISQVLSAIYKVDPEKSKKKDIQNQFAICKIAENALTFIVEEGKHFQGLAGFKNTFFKEYNFNASPQQGASTADQQQQQQTLLFKINLSMLLDCLTIFGNSSFTSVQFLYKGYGSPFILLLEEIGGGVETHCSIKTMDADEILEFDLLTPVSNKLFMESENLLEAFGELDYTSNSLNILLTPEAPFFRLSTNGQMGSFRMDYCKKKSADDTFEYHDLQIPIEYSFPLSLIKPCIKALSLSKKTRISLTQGGLLSFHHIITTGPQQHLVEFFILASSNNLDENYYNQSNNLNNQNQSNNNNNNTDSNNNINNNNNNNNNVNTSNDVRMEDMQY; from the exons atgggttcttcatcacaatcacaaccaccaccacaacaacaacaacaacaacaaccacaaccacaacaacaacaacaacaacaacaacaacaaccaccacaacaacaacaacaacaacaacaacaacaacaacaaccacaacaacaaccacaaacacaaccaccacaacaacaacaacaacagcaacagcaacaacaaccacaacaacagcaacaacaaccacaacaaccaccacaagcCTCCAATTCAAGATTTTCTCCATCCACAAATGATGGTAATGTTGGACCAACACCATCCAATACTGCTACATTGGATGGTATAGCATTTTCAGCCAAATCAGAAAATGCATTTGAAATATCACAAGTATTGAGTGCTATATACAAAGTTGACCCTGAAAagagtaaaaaaaaagatattcaaaAT caATTTGCAATTTGTAAAATTGCAGAGAATGCATTAACATTTATTGTTGAAGAAGGAAAACATTTCCAAGGTTTAGcaggttttaaaaatacattttttaaagaatataattttaatgcaTCTCCTCAACAAGGTGCTTCAACAGCAgatcagcaacaacaacagcaaacattattattcaaaattaatttatcaatgtTATTAGATTGTTTAACAATTTTTGGTAATTCAAGTTTTACATCTGTTCAATTCTTATATAAAGGGTATGGTTCAccctttattttattattagaggaaattggtggtggtgttgaaaCACAttgttcaattaaaacaatggATGCAGATGAAATTTTAGAGTTTGATTTACTTACACCtgtatcaaataaattatttatggaATCAGAGAACCTTTTAGAGGCTTTTGGAGAACTGGATTATACTTCAAActctttaaatattttattaacacCCGAAGCACCTTTCTTTAGATTATCAACCAATGGTCAAATGGGTTCATTCAGAATGGACTATTGTAAAAAGAAATCGGCTGATGATACATTTGAATATCATGACCTTCAAATACCAATTGAATACTCTTTCCCATTATCTCTTATAAAGCCATGTATTAAAGCACTCTCTCTTTCAAAGAAAACTCGTATAAGTCTTACTCAAGGTGGTCTTTTATCATTTCACCATATTATTACGACTGGCCCACAACAACATTTAGTtgaattctttattttagcatcttcaaataatttagatgaaaattattataatcaaagtaataatttaaataatcaaaaccaaagtaataataataacaataatactgatagtaataataatattaataataataataataataataataatgtaaatacaAGTAATGATGTTCGTATGGAAGATATgcaatattaa
- a CDS encoding P-type ATPase, whose protein sequence is MHDKDQQYNNTQQQQQQQPSQNDLNSLDQSFDAQSNSSQSNLGWILDSGKKSPTMENQQYTDIPLVDSAAPSGSSSSGAGGSNSKPSLQTISPLHKSNNSSNNNIGEDQYSPPSSLSRAPSSTISSGAARKSTKSSSLRSNKPKKKPKALKKVKKKKYIGSSRNIFINQPERNIPFKFIHNKISTTKYTPWSFIPKNLYEQFRRAANFYFLVIAVIQLIPGISPVNAYTTWIPLIFVLAVTAVKEGIEDIKRNLSDKTVNNLDCRILRNGKFEIVPWKQVKVGDICQVNKGERFPADLVVLNSSEQHGVCYIETSNLDGETNLKQRQAIPQTFEILRSEEDLAHFRGNIECEHPNNVIYVYNGAIQMTDDSQKHPLNNTQTLLRGCVLRNTEWIYGAVVYTGEDTKLMQNSTDAPSKRSTLEKLVNRALINLFIIMFVVCVVGMIVSVILTSTNIDKQWYLDFEQKDVRKAVLNLFSFMIAFAVMIPISLYVSLELVKVAQAVYVGWDVKMYDPETNTPARTRTSNLSEELGQIEYIFSDKTGTLTRNQMDFLKCSVGKMVYGNVEREDDASSNKPYGIAMEGIVGADPKFGFKDRRIITHLDEDKNSEQSFLINEFLTLLAVCHSVVPDRPNKDDSEIIYEASSPDEAALVSAAKNLGYAFYNRDPTGCLVNIRGKIERFEVLNVLEFNSDRKRMSVICRNPQGRIILYCKGADTTVLPLLRKDQEELYSITLEFLQDFAADGLRTLCLAYTYLEEEDYQQWNELYKEAAISIQDRDMKVDKVSELIERNLSLIGSTAIEDKLQEGVPQAIANLIKANIKIWVLTGDKQETAINIGFSCHLLTSDMRIIILNGSNQEDVHNQIQGAIDAYFSDDAENHQNSGFALVVEGSCLNFALEGELKSVFLELAANCKSVICCRTTPLQKAQVVKMVRDTLRAVTLAIGDGANDVSMIQAAHIGIGISGHEGMQAVMASDYSIAQFSFLYRLLVVHGRWDYKRNSKLMLYCFYKNMVFAMTQFWFGIYNSFSAQTMFDSWSISIFNVVFTGLPIIVCAIFDQDVSAESSQKYPQLYASGQKDSEFNLRVLWVWIVEAWIHSVVIFFGVYGLYSHGSTLLESGDTLDLWAMGQNIFILVVITVNFKLAFETRYWTWITHFSIWASILIWFAWVAVLAAIPGIGSTSSGDIYYVAYKIFASPSFWLSIAVLPTICLAPDVIYKYIQRDVKPYNYQIVQEIEKIYGKPSDIMSKENLAKFSKTNDIEEMGVESPQQQEKRKKKRIKFLTWMKSIRHDKVNTGFAFSHANQNKSNKKGNSFK, encoded by the exons ATGCATGACAAAGATCAACAATATAACAATACGCAGCAGCAGCAACAGCAGCAACCTTctcaaaatgatttaaatagcTTAGACCAAAGTTTTGATGCACAATCAAATAGTAGTC aatctAATTTAGGTTGGATTTTAGATAGTGGTAAAAAGAGTCCTACAATGGAAAATCAACAATATACAGATATACCATTGGTAGACTCAGCCGCACcaagtggtagtagtagtagtggcgCTGGTGGTAGTAACTCAAAGCCATCATTACAAACCATATCACCATTacataaaagtaataatagtagtaataataatatagggGAGGATCAATATTCTCCACCATCAAGTTTAAGCAGAGCACCATCATCAACCATATCAAGTGGTGCAGCAAGAAAGTCAAcgaaatcatcatcattacgTTCAAATAAACCCAAAAAGAAGCCAAAGGCATtgaaaaaagttaaaaagaagaaatatATAGGTAGTAGTAGAAACATTTTCATAAATCAACCAGAAAGAAATATAccattcaaatttattcatAATAAAATCTCCACAACAAAATATACACCATGGTCATTCATACCAAAGAATTTATACGAACAATTTAGAAGAGCTGCAAATTTCTATTTTCTTGTAATTGCAGTCATTCAATTAATTCCAGGTATCTCACCAGTTAATGCTTATACAACTTGGATACCTTTAATTTTTGTATTAGCTGTAACTGCAGTTAAAGAAGGTATTGAAGATATT aaaagaaatttatcaGATAAAACagttaataatttagattgTAGAATTTTAAGAAatggtaaatttgaaattgtaccATGGAAACAAGTAAAAGTTGGAGATATTTGTCAAGTTAATAAGGGTGAAAGATTCCCAGCAGATTTAGTAGTTTTAAATTCCTCTGAACAACATGGTGTTTGTTATATTGAAACTAGTAATTTAGATGGTGAAACCAATTTGAAACAACGTCAAGCCATTCCACaaacatttgaaattttaagaTCCGAAGAGGATTTAGCGCATTTCAGAGGTAATATAGAATGTGAACATCCAAACAATGTCATTTACGTTTACAATGGTGCAATTCAAATGACCGACGATAGCCAAAAGCATCCATTGAATAATACACAAACATTGTTAAGAGGTTGTGTCCTTAGAAATACGGAATGGATTTATGGTGCAGTGGTTTACACTGGTGAGGATACCAAATTGATGCAAAATTCAACCGATGCTCCATCGAAAAGAAGTACTTTGGAAAAGTTGGTCAATAGAGCACTCATCAatcttttcattattatgTTTGTGGTTTGTGTAGTTGGTATGATTGTTAGTGTCATTCTCACCAGCACCAATATCGATAAACAATGGTATTTGGATTTCGAACAAAAAGATGTACGTAAAGCAGTTCTCAATCTCTTTTCATTTATGATTGCTTTCGCAGTTATGATTCCAATTTCTTTGTATGTCTCTTTGGAGTTGGTAAAGGTTGCTCAAGCCGTTTATGTGGGTTGGGATGTGAAAATGTATGATCCTGAAACAAATACACCAGCACGTACTCGTACAAGTAATCTCAGTGAAGAGTTGGGTCAAATCGAATACATTTTCTCTGATAAAACTGGTACACTCACTAGAAATCAAATGGATTTCTTGAAATGTTCTGTTGGTAAAATGGTCTATGGTAATGTCGAAAGAGAAGATGATGCCTCCTCAAATAAACCATATGGTATCGCAATGGAGGGTATAGTTGGTGCCGATCCAAAGTTTGGCTTTAAGGATCGTCGTATAATCACTCACTTGGATGAGGATAAAAATTCCGAACAATCTTTCCTCATCAATGAATTCCTCACTTTGTTGGCTGTTTGTCATTCCGTCGTACCTGATCGTCCAAATAAAGATGACTCTGAAATCATTTATGAAGCTTCTTCACCCGATGAGGCTGCCTTGGTTTCCGCTGCAAAGAATTTGGGTTATGCTTTCTATAATCGTGATCCAACCGGTTGTCTTGTAAATATTCGTGGAAAGATTGAAAGATTCGAAGTTTTAAAcgttttagaatttaatagTGATCGTAAGAGAATGTCTGTCATTTGTCGTAATCCACAAGGTCGTATCATACTCTATTGTAAAGGTGCTGATACCACCGTACTTCCATTACTTAGAAAGGATCAAGAGGAACTTTATTCAATCACACTAGAGTTTCTTCAAGATTTTGCTGCAGATGGTCTTAGAACTTTATGTCTTGCCTACACTTACCTCGAGGAGGAAGATTATCAACAATGGAATGAACTCTACAAAGAAGCTGCAATCTCCATTCAAGATCGTGATATGAAAGTTGACAAAGTTAGTGAATTGATTGAACGTAATCTCAGTCTGATTGGTTCAACCGCTATTGAAGATAAACTTCAAGAGGGTGTACCACAAGCAATTGCAAATCTCATTAAAGCAAACATTAAAATTTGGGTACTCACTGGTGATAAACAAGAAACTGCCATCAACATTGGTTTCTCATGTCATCTTTTAACATCGGATATGAGGATTATCATTTTGAATGGTAGTAATCAAGAGGATGTACACAATCAAATTCAAGGTGCTATCGATGCTTACTTTAGTGATGATGCCGAAAATCATCAAAACTCTGGCTTTGCATTGGTTGTCGAAGGTTCATGTCTAAACTTTGCCTTGGAAGGCGAATTGAAATCGGTTTTCCTTGAATTGGCTGCCAATTGTAAATCTGTTATTTGTTGTCGTACCACTCCACTTCAAAAAGCTCAAGTTGTTAAAATGGTTCGTGATACATTACGTGCCGTTACATTGGCAATTGGTGATGGTGCAAACGATGTTTCTATGATTCAAGCAGCTCacattggtattggtattagTGGTCATGAGGGTATGCAAGCAGTTATGGCATCCGATTATTCGATTGCACAATTTAGTTTCCTCTATCGTTTATTGGTTGTACATGGTCGTTGGGATTACAAGAGAAATAGTAAACTTATGTTATATTGTTTCTACAAGAATATGGTGTTTGCAATGACACAATTTTGGTTTGGTATTTACAATTCCTTCTCTGCTCAAACAATGTTTGATTCTTGGTCCATTTCAATTTTCAATGTAGTTTTCACTGGTCTTCCAATTATTGTTTGTGCTATCTTTGATCAAGATGTCTCTGCTGAATCATCACAAAAATATCCTCAACTATATGCAAGTGGTCAAAAAGATAGTGAATTCAATTTACGTGTACTTTGGGTTTGGATCGTTGAAGCTTGGATTCATTCAGTGGTTATTTTCTTTGGTGTTTATGGTCTCTACAGTCATGGTAGTACTTTATTGGAATCTGGTGACACTTTGGACCTTTGGGCAATGGgtcaaaatattttcattctcGTGGTTATAACCGTAAACTTTAAGTTGGCATTTGAAACTCGTTATTGGACTTGGATTACTCATTTCTCAATTTGGGCTTCCATTTTAATTTGGTTCGCTTGGGTAGCAGTTTTAGCTGCAATTCCAGGTATTGGTTCAACTTCAAGTGGTGATATCTATTATGTTGCCTATAAAATATTTGCAAGTCCATCATTCTGGTTATCAATAGCTGTGCTACCAACCATTTGTTTGGCACCCGACGTCATTTACAAATACATCCAAAGAGATGTTAAACCTTACAACTATCAAATCGTTCAAGAAATCGAGAAAATCTATGGTAAACCATCCGATATTATGAGTAAAGAAAACTTGGCTAAATTTTCAAAGACCAATGATATCGAAGAAATGGGTGTTGAATctccacaacaacaagaaaaaagaaaaaagaagagAATTAAATTCTTAACTTGGATGAAATCAATAAGACATGATAAAGTTAATACTGGTTTCGCTTTTTCACATgctaatcaaaataaatcaaataaaaaaggtaattcttttaaataa
- the pepD gene encoding peptidase D, with product MSVHPRNQGKDDCCEKTHLDSQYSPGYYWLGNNTLKVPLVLHKENRQRLVSQILSKHKDQVKENSFILLESGKSTMQYDTDHEPLFKQERYFFWTFGSDIPDCFGIVGLDEQATSILCIPKLPAEYATWMGEIRSKEYYKSIFLVDQVLYVDEMMDYLKSKNASTIYTILGTNTDSGSTFVEPQYPGLRETFNVNNTLLFPEIAECRVIKSPKEVEVIRYCVDASVSAHKHVMRKVKVGLKEYQCESEFLHHVYNEWGCRNVGYTCICAANKNSAVLHYGHAGEPNSATISENGFCLFDMGAEYHSYTADITCSFPATGKFSPEQRVVYQAVLDASVAVMEAMRPGVSWVDMHKLAERCILAALLKAGILVGDLQDLIANKIGSVFFPHGLGHFLGLDTHDVGGYLGDCQPKVHSLRTTRTLKAGMVITSEPGCYFINHLLTQALSNPETAKFFNLTELDKYRNIGGVRIEDDILVTETGCDNLSKNLPRTIDEIEAFMLK from the exons atgtcAGTACATCCAAGAAACCAAGGTAAAGATGATTGTTGTGAAAAAACACATCTTGATAGTCAATACTCTCCAGGTTATTACTGGTTAGGTAATAATACATTAAAAGTACCATTAGTTTTACATAAAGAAAATAGACAAAGATTAGTTTCtcaaattttatcaaaac ataaagatcaagttaaagaaaattcatttattttattagaaaGTGGTAAATCAACAATGCAATATGATACAGATCATGAaccattatttaaacaagAAAGATACTTTTTTTGGACATTTGGTTCAGATATTCCAGATTGTTTTGGTATTGTTGGATTGGATGAACAAGCAACTAGTATTTTATGTATTCCAAAATTGCCAGCTGAATATGCAACATGGATGGGAGAAATTCGTTCAAAAGAATACTATAAATCGATCTTTTTAGTCGACCAAGTATTATATGTCGATGAGATGATGGATTACTTAAAGAGTAAGAACGCATCCACAATCTACACCATCTTGGGTACCAACACCGATAGTGGCTCAACATTTGTAGAACCACAATATCCAGGTTTAAGAGAGACTTTCAATGTAAACAATACTTTATTATTCCCAGAGATTGCCGAATGTCGTGTAATTAAATCACCAAAGGAGGTTGAGGTAATTCGTTATTGTGTCGATGCTTCCGTTTCTGCACATAAACATGTCATGCGTAAAGTCAAGGTTGGCTTAAAGGAGTACCAATGTGAAAGTGAGTTCCTTCATCATGTTTACAATGAATGGGGTTGTAGAAATGTTGGTTATACTTGTATTTGTGCCGCCAATAAGAACTCTGCCGTCCTCCATTATGGTCATGCAGGTGAACCAAACTCTGCCACCATCAGTGAGAATGGTTTCTGTTTATTCGATATGGGTGCTGAATATCATAGCTATACCGCCGATATCACCTGTTCTTTCCCTGCCACCGGTAAATTCAGTCCAGAACAAAGAGTTGTCTATCAAGCCGTATTGGATGCTTCAGTAGCCGTTATGGAAGCAATGAGACCAGGCGTTTCTTGGGTAGATATGCATAAATTGGCTGAACGTTGTATTTTAGCTGCCTTATTGAAAGCTGGAATTTTGGTTGGTGACCTTCAAGATCTAATTGCCAATAAAATTGGTTCAGTTTTCTTCCCACATGGTTTAGGTCACTTCCTTGGTTTGGATACACATGATGTAGGTGGTTATTTAGGTGATTGTCAACCAAAAGTTCATTCACTCAGAACTACTCGTACCCTCAAAGCTGGTATGGTCATCACTTCTGAACCTGGTTGCTATTTCATCAATCATTTACTCACTCAAGCTTTATCAAATCCTGAAACTGCCAAATTCTTTAATCTCACCGAATTAGATAAATATCGTAACATTGGTGGTGTACGTATTGAAGATGATATTTTAGTCACTGAAACTGGTTGTGATaatctttcaaaaaatttaccaAGAActattgatgaaattgaagcTTTTatgttaaaataa